Proteins from a single region of Apium graveolens cultivar Ventura chromosome 7, ASM990537v1, whole genome shotgun sequence:
- the LOC141674757 gene encoding uncharacterized protein LOC141674757 encodes MAETSKVKDGMIGLSYPMLNRGNYTVWSIKMKVYLQAQGVWHAVEADSTTPDEEKTDKMAMEAIYQSIPEDILLSVAEKKTTKETWVAVKTMCLGTDKVKKARVQTLKAEFESQLSMKETEVIDDFCMKLNSLVTNIRVLGEEMQEAYIVKKLLRAVPGKFLQIDSTIEQFGDLDTITVEETVGSLKAHEERLRGQSDTSGGQLLLRAEEWSKKEIDETKLFLTREEWLKRSGNGGTQGSTSSRGRNGRDFTRGTRDKSKVRCFSCLGYEHYAAECKKIKREREQKEEANLARMDDEPALLMAEKVLLVDEGKVSPRLNQVSKEKQGDSNVWYLDNGASNHMTGQLSKFKHNIISLGQLAEEGDRVVLNGEYLWVYEREGKLIMKVKRSTNRLYKIIIYSESADCLLAKTSENSWLWHTGLGHVNFKALTLMSTGRMAYGIPEIKVQNEVCRWCLMSKQNGVVESRNRTVVEMARSFLKDKNMPSTFWAEAVRYSVYILNCLPTRALSGVIPYEAWAERKPDISHVRVFGCLAHMKLPANQVTKLSDRSKMMINLGKEPKTKAYRLYDPENKSVHVSRDVVFEEEKGWDSWGKIETTVGEHQGSFSVCNLQTEEDRVETEGFDTPPPSRQLNNGEADYSMSTQGTTSSGHGSPITRDSILSSDSEASSELPRKTR; translated from the exons ATGGCAGAGACAAGCAAAGTGAAGGATGGTATGATCGGGCTAAGCTACCCTATGTTAAACAGGGGAAACTATACGGTCTGGTCGATCAAAATGAAGGTGTATTTGCAAGCACAAGGAGTATGGCATGCTGTGGAGGCGGACTCAACAACGCCCGACGAGGAAAAGACAGATAAGATGGCAATGGAAGCCATTTATCAGAGCATTCCGGAGGACATCCTGTTGTCTGTGGCAGAGAAAAAGACAACAAAAGAGACGTGGGTAGCTGTCAAAACCATGTGTCTAGGTACTGATAAAGTGAAAAAGGCGAGGGTACAAACTCTTAAGGCTGAGTTTGAATCCCAGCTGAGTATGAAAGAGACAGAGGTAATCGATGACTTCTGTATGAAACTCAATAGTTTGGTGACAAATATTCGAGTTTTAGGAGAAGAAATGCAGGAGGCCTATATTGTGAAGAAACTGCTGAGGGCAGTACCCGGAAAATTCCTTCAAATAGACTCTACCATTGAACAATTTGGTGACTTGGATACTATAACTGTCGAGGAAACGGTTGGATCTCTTAAAGCCCATGAAGAAAGACTCAGGGGTCAGAGTGATACTAGTGGGGGACAGTTACTTTTAAGAGCAGAAGAATGGTCCAAGAAGGAAATAGACGAGACCAAGCTATTTCTCACGAGAGAGGAGTGGTTGAAACGGAGTGGAAATGGTGGAACACAGGGCTCTACGAGTTCAAGGGGTCGAAATGGGAGAGATTTTACTCGAGGAACACGCGACAAGAGCAAAGTTCGCTGTTTCAGCTGTCTTGGGTACGAACACTATGCTGCGGAATGTAAGAAAATAAAACGGGAAAGGGAGCAAAAGGAGGAGGCGAATTTGGCCAGAATGGATGATGAACCTGCTTTGCTAATGGCAGAAAAGGTATTGTTGGTGGACGAAGGAAAAGTGTCGCCCAGGCTGAATCAAGTTAGCAAAGAAAAACAAGGTGATTCCAATGTTTGGTACCTTGACAACGGGGCCAGCAACCACATGACAGGCCAGTTGTCAAAGTTCAAACA CAATATAATCAGTCTAGGACAATTGGCTGAAGAAGGGGACAGAGTTGTACTAAACGGAGAATATCTGTGGGTCTACGAAAGAGAAGGAAAGCTGATAATGAAGGTAAAACGTTCAACTAATCGCTtgtataaaattattatatatagtGAGAGTGCAGATTGTTTATTAGCCAAAACAAGCGAGAACTCCTGGCTTTGGCACACCGGACTCGGGCATGTGAACTTCAAGGCTTTAACTCTGATGTCAACTGGAAGAATGGCATATGGTATACCTGAAATAAAAGTACAGAATGAGGTTTGCAGATGGTGCTTAATGTCGAAACAG AACGGTGTGGTCGAAAGTAGGAACAGAACTGTTGTTGAAATGGCTCGAAGTTTTCTCAAAGACAAGAATATGCCATCCACATTCTGGGCAGAAGCTGTACGCTACTCGGTGTATATACTGAATTGTCTACCTACTAGAGCGTTATCTGGTGTGATACCGTATGAAGCATGGGCCGAGAGAAAGCCGGATATAAGTCATGTCAGGGTGTTCGGTTGTTTGGCACATATGAAGCTACCAGCTAATCAAGTAACTAAGTTGAGTGACCGAAGCAAGATGATGATCAACCTTGGAAAGGAGCCCAAGACGAAGGCATACAGACTTTATGACCCCGAGAACAAAAGTGTGCATGTAAGCCGTGATGTAGTATTTGAGGAGGAAAAAGGATGGGACAGTTGGGGGAAAATTGAGACTACTGTTGGCGAGCATCAAGGCAGTTTTAGTGTATGTAACTTGCAAACTGAAGAAGACAGGGTTGAGACGGAGGGTTTTGACACACCACCACCATCTCGACAGTTGAACAATGGTGAGGCAGATTATTCGATGTCCACTCAGGGTACAACATCATCTGGGCATGGATCACCAATTACTCG
- the LOC141674758 gene encoding uncharacterized protein LOC141674758 has protein sequence MTFTSVLVFQLVQQYLVVRAVKMGRPNMHTEWSSPLDFALFGMKNNEIKKAHGVWEAISPKDPKTTVLEDKVDKIALAAIYQGIPEDVLLSIADKETAKEAWDAIKVTCQGAERVKTVKVQTLKTEFESMMMKDTEIVDHFSMKLTGLVTNIRELGEEVAESYVVKKLLRAIPSKFLQLPLL, from the exons ATGACTTTCACATCTGTACTTGTGTTTCAGCTAGTCCAGCAATACTTGGTAGTTCGAGCAGTGAAGATGGGGAGGCCTAATATGCACACAGAGTGGAGTAGCCCACTG GATTTTGCCCTTTTTGGTATGAAAAACAATGAGATTAAGAAG GCCCATGGAGTTTGGGAAGCGATATCACCAAAAGATCCCAAAACGACGGTGCTTGAAGACAAGGTAGATAAAATTGCTCTCGCAGCAATATACCAGGGCATACCAGAAGATGTCCTCTTATCCATTGCAGATAAGGAAACCGCCAAGGAAGCCTGGGATGCAATTAAAGTAACGTGCCAAGGTGCGGAGCGCGTCAAAACGGTGAAAGTACAGACTCTTAAGACGGAGTTCGAGTCTATGATGATGAAGGACACAGAGATTGTAGATCATTTCAGTATGAAACTGACAGGATTGGTCACAAACATTCGGGAATTAGGAGAGGAAGTAGCTGAAAGCTACGTGGTCAAAAAATTATTGCGTGCAATTCCGTCAAAATTTTTACAATTGCCTCTACTATAG